A single Iodidimonas sp. SYSU 1G8 DNA region contains:
- the hemE gene encoding uroporphyrinogen decarboxylase — MTKIVSNKRFIQALTDYPVDRPPFWFMRQAGRYLPEYRQIRSKVGDFLELCYTPEAAAEVTLQPIRRYGMDAAILFADILLIPDALGQKLEYREGEGPVLDPIRDGAAVAALTLDKIDDRLAPVYETVERVAGALPEETALIGFAGSPWTVATYMVEGHATKEFQEPRLWALRDPQGFSALIDVLTEATIHYLGRQIEAGAHAVQLFDSWAGVLSDDQFSRWCTGPTRTIVGRLKRRFPDVPVIGFPRGAGVKTADYAAATGVDCVGLDTSMPPRWAARSLQGTVAVQGNLDPLAVVAGGRAMEGQAREILKALSYGPFVFNLGHGIVPQTPPEHVAALSDLLRNWQGE, encoded by the coding sequence GTGACCAAAATCGTCTCCAACAAGCGCTTCATCCAGGCCCTGACGGATTATCCGGTGGACCGCCCCCCGTTCTGGTTCATGCGCCAGGCCGGACGATACCTGCCCGAGTACCGGCAGATCCGCTCGAAGGTCGGTGATTTCCTCGAGCTCTGCTACACGCCGGAAGCCGCCGCCGAAGTGACGCTGCAGCCGATCCGGCGCTATGGCATGGATGCCGCCATCCTGTTCGCCGATATCCTGCTGATCCCCGACGCGCTAGGTCAGAAGCTGGAATACCGCGAGGGTGAGGGCCCTGTGCTGGATCCGATCCGGGACGGGGCCGCCGTGGCGGCGCTGACCCTGGACAAGATCGACGACAGGCTGGCCCCGGTCTACGAAACCGTCGAACGGGTGGCCGGCGCGTTGCCGGAGGAGACCGCCCTGATCGGTTTCGCGGGGTCGCCCTGGACCGTCGCCACCTACATGGTGGAAGGCCACGCCACGAAGGAGTTCCAGGAGCCCCGCCTCTGGGCGCTGCGTGATCCGCAAGGCTTCAGCGCCCTGATCGACGTACTGACGGAGGCGACGATCCACTATCTCGGTCGGCAGATCGAAGCTGGCGCCCATGCGGTGCAACTGTTCGACAGCTGGGCCGGTGTTTTGTCGGACGATCAGTTCTCGCGCTGGTGCACCGGGCCGACACGGACCATCGTGGGGCGGCTAAAGCGCCGTTTCCCCGACGTTCCCGTGATCGGCTTTCCGCGCGGCGCCGGCGTCAAGACGGCCGATTACGCGGCCGCGACGGGTGTGGACTGCGTCGGGCTCGATACCAGCATGCCGCCGCGCTGGGCGGCGCGGAGCCTGCAAGGCACGGTGGCGGTACAGGGCAATCTGGACCCGCTCGCGGTGGTCGCTGGCGGCAGGGCCATGGAAGGCCAGGCAAGGGAAATTCTGAAGGCCCTGTCCTATGGGCCTTTTGTTTTCAATCTAGGCCATGGCATTGTACCGCAGACGCCGCCCGAACATGTGGCGGCGCTATCGGACCTGTTGCGGAACTGGCAGGGCGAATAA
- the hemJ gene encoding protoporphyrinogen oxidase HemJ: MTEILASWYPWLLGLHIIAVIAWMAGMLYLPRLFVYHAGTMPGSESSELFKIMERRLLKAIINPAMIAALILGILLLWSKDWAQLREGWMHGKLLALFFMFGVHGVLSGHTRRFAEDQRAKTARYYRVLNEIPTVLMIAIVLLVVVGTRL, translated from the coding sequence ATGACGGAGATTCTGGCCAGTTGGTATCCCTGGCTGCTGGGCCTGCATATCATCGCCGTGATCGCCTGGATGGCCGGCATGCTGTATCTGCCGCGGCTTTTCGTCTATCACGCCGGCACCATGCCCGGTTCGGAAAGCTCCGAGCTGTTCAAGATCATGGAGCGTCGCCTGCTGAAGGCGATCATCAACCCGGCGATGATCGCGGCCCTGATCCTGGGGATTCTCCTGCTGTGGTCCAAGGACTGGGCGCAGCTGCGCGAAGGCTGGATGCATGGCAAGCTGCTGGCGCTGTTCTTCATGTTCGGCGTTCACGGCGTGCTATCCGGCCATACCCGGCGCTTCGCCGAGGACCAGCGCGCCAAGACGGCGCGCTACTACCGCGTTCTCAACGAGATCCCGACGGTACTGATGATCGCCATCGTCCTGCTGGTCGTCGTGGGCACCCGTCTCTGA
- the rho gene encoding transcription termination factor Rho — translation MNLQELKGKSPPDLLAFAEELEIENASNMRKQDMMFAILKQLAAQGEEITGVGVLEVLQDGFGFLRSPDANYLPGPDDIYVSPTQIRRFGMRTGDTIEGPIRAPKDSERYFALLKVNTINFEDTEKARHKVNFDNLTPLYPDERLVLDRDDPRVDDLSSRIIDIVAPLGKGQRALVVAPPRTGKTVLLQNIAHSITTNHPEVYLIVLLIDERPEEVTDMARSVKGEVISSTFDEPATRHVAVTEMVIEKAKRLVEHKRDVVILLDSITRLARAYNTVVPSSGKVLTGGVDANALQRPKRFFGAARNIEEGGSLTIIATALIDTGSRMDEVIFEEFKGTGNSEIILDRKVADKRVFPAIDILKSGTRKEELLVNKGTLSKMWVLRRILNPMGTVDAIEFLASKVKDSKNNADFFESMNT, via the coding sequence ATGAATCTACAAGAACTTAAGGGCAAGTCCCCGCCTGACCTGCTGGCGTTCGCCGAAGAGCTCGAGATCGAGAACGCCTCGAACATGCGCAAGCAGGACATGATGTTCGCCATCCTGAAGCAGCTGGCTGCCCAGGGCGAGGAAATCACCGGCGTCGGCGTGCTCGAGGTGCTGCAGGACGGATTCGGCTTTCTCCGCTCGCCGGACGCCAACTATCTGCCGGGGCCCGACGACATCTATGTGAGCCCGACCCAGATCCGCCGCTTCGGCATGCGCACCGGCGACACGATCGAAGGGCCGATCCGCGCCCCCAAGGACAGCGAGCGCTATTTCGCCCTGCTGAAGGTTAACACCATCAATTTCGAGGATACGGAAAAGGCCCGTCACAAGGTCAATTTCGATAACCTCACGCCGCTCTATCCCGACGAGCGCCTCGTCCTCGACCGCGATGATCCGCGTGTGGACGATCTCAGCTCGCGCATCATCGACATCGTCGCGCCGCTCGGCAAAGGCCAGCGCGCCCTGGTCGTGGCGCCGCCGCGGACCGGCAAGACCGTGCTGCTGCAGAACATCGCGCACTCGATCACCACCAATCATCCGGAAGTGTATCTGATCGTTCTGCTGATCGACGAGCGCCCGGAAGAAGTCACCGATATGGCCCGCTCGGTGAAGGGCGAGGTCATCAGCTCGACTTTCGACGAGCCGGCGACGCGCCATGTGGCCGTGACCGAAATGGTCATCGAGAAGGCCAAGCGCCTCGTCGAGCACAAGCGCGACGTGGTCATCCTGCTGGATTCCATTACCCGTCTCGCCCGCGCTTACAACACCGTCGTGCCCTCTTCCGGCAAGGTGCTGACCGGCGGCGTGGACGCCAACGCCCTGCAGCGCCCCAAGCGCTTCTTTGGCGCGGCCCGCAACATCGAGGAAGGCGGTTCGCTGACCATCATCGCCACGGCGCTGATCGACACCGGCAGCCGCATGGACGAAGTGATCTTCGAAGAGTTCAAGGGTACGGGCAATTCGGAAATCATTCTCGACCGCAAGGTCGCCGACAAGCGTGTCTTCCCGGCCATCGACATCCTGAAGTCTGGCACCCGCAAGGAAGAACTGCTGGTCAACAAGGGCACCCTGTCCAAGATGTGGGTGCTGCGGCGTATTCTCAACCCGATGGGCACGGTCGACGCCATCGAGTTCCTGGCCAGCAAGGTCAAGGACAGCAAGAACAACGCCGATTTCTTCGAATCGATGAATACCTGA
- the coaA gene encoding type I pantothenate kinase, whose translation MIRKTHIAISPYREFSRSEWSRLREDTPLNLSDAELDTLKGLNEPVSMSEVVEIYLPLSRLINLHYAASQQLFRATNEFLGLQKRKVPYIIGMAGSVSVGKSTTARILRTLLSRWADHPRVDLVPTDGFLLPNEEMERRGIMNRKGFPESYDLPAMLAFMADVKGGKHNVTAPTYSHLVYNVQPDKVLTIDRPDILIVEGLNVLQTSPASADPMPYVSDFFDFSIYIDASEEDLHKWYVERFLRLRETAFRDPQSYFHRYAVLSDGEARETATSIWEAINLVNLRTNILPTRQRADLILRKGHDHATEAVSLRGA comes from the coding sequence ATGATCCGCAAGACGCACATCGCCATCTCACCGTACCGGGAATTCTCGCGCTCCGAATGGTCGCGGCTGCGTGAAGACACGCCGCTGAACCTGTCCGACGCCGAACTGGATACGCTGAAAGGTCTCAACGAACCGGTCTCCATGAGCGAGGTCGTCGAGATCTACCTGCCGCTCTCGCGCCTGATCAACCTGCACTACGCCGCCTCGCAGCAGCTGTTCCGGGCCACTAACGAGTTCCTGGGCCTCCAAAAGCGCAAGGTGCCGTACATCATCGGCATGGCGGGCAGTGTCTCGGTCGGCAAAAGCACCACGGCCCGCATCCTGCGCACCCTGCTCAGCCGCTGGGCCGATCATCCCCGGGTCGATCTGGTGCCGACGGACGGCTTCCTGCTCCCCAACGAGGAAATGGAACGGCGCGGCATCATGAACCGGAAGGGCTTTCCCGAAAGCTACGACCTGCCGGCCATGCTCGCCTTCATGGCCGATGTGAAGGGGGGAAAGCACAACGTCACGGCGCCCACCTATTCCCATCTGGTCTACAACGTCCAGCCCGACAAGGTGCTGACCATCGACCGGCCGGATATCCTGATCGTCGAAGGCCTGAACGTGCTCCAGACCAGCCCGGCATCCGCCGATCCCATGCCTTACGTGTCCGATTTCTTCGACTTCTCGATCTATATCGACGCCAGCGAGGAAGACCTGCATAAATGGTACGTGGAGCGCTTTCTGCGGCTGCGCGAAACCGCGTTCCGCGACCCGCAGTCCTACTTCCACCGCTATGCCGTTCTCAGCGACGGCGAGGCGCGCGAGACGGCGACGTCGATCTGGGAAGCCATCAATCTGGTCAATCTGCGCACCAACATCCTGCCGACGCGGCAGCGGGCCGATCTCATCCTGCGCAAGGGACATGATCACGCCACCGAAGCGGTCTCGCTCCGGGGCGCCTGA
- a CDS encoding quinone oxidoreductase gives MVKAVRIARQGGPEMMEIVDQDLPAPGPGQIVMRNTAIGFNFLDTYHRSGLYPLPMPTGLGGEAAGTVEAVGEGVGHLKPGDRVATIVGALGAYAQAWLVDARSVVPLPDDIPDQVAAAAMLKGLTAEYLLRRTYKVSPGEPILFHAAAGGVGLIACQWAQSLGAVVIGTVGSDAKVQTALDHGCDHVIVTSREAIPSRVREITQGAMVPVVYDSIGKDTWLASLDCLRPRGLMVSFGNSSGAVAGVDLGILAAKGSLYVTRPGLNAYISDPAERDEAVNALFNVIRSDAVRIEINQTYPLDDIVQLHRDAEDRKHTGSTVILP, from the coding sequence ATGGTGAAGGCCGTCCGCATCGCCCGCCAGGGCGGACCCGAAATGATGGAAATCGTCGATCAGGATCTGCCCGCGCCAGGGCCGGGACAGATCGTCATGCGGAACACGGCCATCGGCTTCAATTTTCTCGACACCTACCACCGCTCCGGCCTCTATCCGCTGCCCATGCCCACCGGCCTGGGCGGCGAAGCGGCCGGTACGGTGGAAGCGGTGGGCGAGGGTGTCGGCCATCTGAAGCCCGGCGACCGGGTCGCGACGATCGTCGGCGCGCTCGGCGCCTATGCCCAGGCGTGGCTGGTGGATGCCCGTTCAGTCGTCCCTCTGCCCGATGACATTCCCGATCAGGTTGCCGCGGCCGCCATGCTCAAGGGGCTGACCGCCGAGTATCTGCTGCGCCGAACCTACAAGGTCTCGCCGGGCGAGCCGATCCTGTTCCATGCCGCCGCAGGCGGTGTCGGACTGATCGCCTGTCAATGGGCCCAATCGCTGGGTGCGGTGGTGATCGGCACCGTGGGCAGCGATGCCAAGGTCCAGACCGCCCTCGATCATGGCTGTGACCATGTCATCGTCACTTCCCGGGAAGCCATTCCTTCCCGGGTCCGCGAGATCACACAGGGCGCCATGGTGCCGGTTGTCTATGATTCCATCGGCAAGGATACCTGGCTTGCTTCGCTGGATTGTCTGCGCCCACGCGGCCTGATGGTCTCGTTCGGGAATTCCTCGGGCGCCGTCGCCGGCGTCGATCTGGGCATTCTCGCCGCCAAGGGCTCGCTCTACGTCACCCGGCCCGGCCTCAACGCCTACATTTCCGATCCGGCGGAGCGCGACGAGGCCGTGAATGCCTTGTTCAATGTCATCCGCAGCGATGCCGTTCGCATCGAAATCAACCAGACCTACCCGTTAGACGACATCGTTCAGTTGCATCGGGACGCGGAAGACCGCAAACATACCGGCTCCACTGTCATCCTGCCGTAA
- a CDS encoding dienelactone hydrolase family protein, which produces MSEINIQAKDGSGTFMGYLAKPASGKGPGIVVIQEIFGVNGFVREIADWLASQGYMALAPDLFWRQEPGIQLTDKTEADWARAFELFNGFDVDKGIEDIEATIEALRNMDGCSGKVGAVGYCLGGLLAYLTSARTSIDASVGYYGVSINDRVGEAGNIRKPLLLHVATEDGFVSKDAQKAMHDALDGNPHVTLKDYQGRDHAFARTGGEHYHKEDADLANQRTLDFFAENLR; this is translated from the coding sequence ATGAGCGAAATCAACATCCAGGCCAAGGACGGCAGCGGCACTTTCATGGGCTATCTGGCCAAGCCGGCGAGCGGCAAGGGGCCCGGGATCGTCGTCATCCAGGAAATCTTCGGCGTCAACGGCTTCGTGCGTGAAATCGCCGACTGGCTTGCCTCGCAGGGTTACATGGCGCTGGCGCCGGACCTGTTCTGGCGCCAGGAACCCGGCATCCAGCTCACCGACAAGACCGAAGCCGACTGGGCACGGGCATTCGAGCTGTTCAACGGCTTCGATGTGGACAAGGGCATCGAGGACATCGAGGCGACCATCGAGGCGCTGCGCAACATGGATGGCTGCTCGGGCAAGGTCGGCGCCGTCGGCTACTGCCTCGGCGGCCTGCTCGCCTATCTTACCTCGGCCCGCACCAGCATCGACGCCTCGGTCGGCTATTACGGCGTATCCATCAACGACCGGGTCGGCGAGGCGGGTAATATCCGCAAGCCGCTGCTGCTGCACGTGGCGACCGAGGACGGTTTCGTCTCCAAGGACGCCCAGAAGGCGATGCACGACGCGCTGGACGGCAACCCGCACGTCACCCTGAAGGATTATCAGGGCCGTGACCACGCATTCGCCCGCACGGGCGGCGAGCATTATCACAAGGAAGATGCCGATCTGGCGAACCAGCGCACGCTGGATTTCTTCGCTGAAAACCTGCGCTAG
- a CDS encoding methylated-DNA--[protein]-cysteine S-methyltransferase has product MSQLSLHTPVGDLTVSEDDGAIVSVDWGWSAWQNETPLLCAARRQLHHYFDGELEQFDLPLRPHGTPFRSRVWTLMSQIPYGHTMTYGEMADALGSAPRAIGGACGANPIPILIPCHRVLASNGGLGGYSGDGGAETKRVLLRLERAIAP; this is encoded by the coding sequence ATGTCACAGCTCTCCCTGCACACGCCGGTCGGCGACCTGACGGTCAGCGAGGATGACGGCGCCATCGTCTCGGTCGATTGGGGCTGGAGCGCGTGGCAGAACGAAACGCCGCTGTTATGCGCGGCCCGGCGGCAGCTGCACCACTACTTCGATGGCGAACTGGAGCAGTTCGATCTGCCGCTCCGGCCTCATGGAACGCCTTTCAGGTCCAGGGTCTGGACCTTGATGAGCCAGATTCCCTACGGTCATACAATGACTTATGGCGAAATGGCCGATGCCTTGGGATCAGCGCCGCGCGCCATAGGCGGCGCCTGCGGCGCCAACCCGATCCCCATCCTGATTCCGTGCCACAGGGTCCTGGCATCCAATGGCGGATTGGGCGGATATTCGGGCGATGGCGGCGCGGAAACCAAGCGGGTCCTCCTGCGGCTTGAACGAGCCATTGCACCTTGA
- a CDS encoding thioredoxin domain-containing protein, translating to MTRNLLDQETSPYLLQHKDNPVHWRPWGPDALAAARSSGKPILLSIGYAACHWCHVMAHESFEDAEIAAVMNQLFVNIKVDREERPDIDTIYMNALHLLGQQGGWPLTMFLTPDGEPFWGGTYFPPRSQWGRPGFLDVLHRIDTVWREERDTIEQNRLALLQRLEAMADTARDGATLREDSVEQLAAKLVNSVDWNRGGLAGTPKFPNPPIFRLFWQAFRKTGEPSYGRAVELLLERMSEGGIYDHLGGGYARYSVDDRWLVPHFEKMLYDNAQLLELMTLAWQHGGNALFEQRIRETIGWLLREMVAENGAFASTQDADSEGEEGKFYVWSAGEIQQLLGTNADLFASTYDVTATGNFEGHNILNRLTLQEKPDTEQEQLLASLRDILFTAREERVHPGWDDKVLADWNGMMIAALAHAAAAFDEPGWLAAAERAFTAIARDLTRPDTPERLHHAWRSGRAQHEGMLDDYANMIRAALVLHEITGSAIYLEQAALWSDAVEAWFSDSENGGYFLTARDAEALIVRSKSAADSAVPAGNGLLVDSFARLALLTGQSYYRDLAEDLVAAFASAVATQAPGHAALLCGFDFMLNTDLIVIVGDRDASATQSMLRSIFAASLPNRLVQVVAAGAQLHQDHPAHGKTAIDGTATVYICHGKTCSLPITEVNVLRDMLEAF from the coding sequence ATGACGCGAAACCTGCTAGACCAGGAAACCAGCCCCTATCTGCTTCAGCACAAGGACAACCCGGTCCATTGGCGTCCCTGGGGGCCCGACGCCCTGGCCGCAGCCAGGTCGAGCGGTAAACCGATCCTTCTCTCCATCGGCTATGCCGCCTGTCACTGGTGCCACGTCATGGCCCATGAGAGCTTCGAAGACGCCGAAATCGCCGCCGTGATGAACCAGCTCTTCGTCAATATCAAGGTGGATCGCGAAGAGCGCCCGGACATCGACACGATCTACATGAACGCGCTGCATCTGCTGGGACAGCAGGGAGGATGGCCGCTGACCATGTTCCTGACGCCGGACGGAGAGCCGTTCTGGGGCGGCACCTATTTTCCCCCACGTTCGCAATGGGGCAGGCCCGGGTTCCTTGACGTGCTTCACCGCATCGACACGGTCTGGCGCGAGGAACGCGACACAATCGAGCAGAATCGTCTCGCCCTGCTGCAGCGGCTGGAAGCGATGGCCGACACCGCGCGCGATGGCGCGACGCTGCGCGAGGATTCCGTGGAGCAGCTGGCCGCCAAGCTGGTCAACAGCGTCGACTGGAACAGGGGCGGTCTCGCCGGTACGCCGAAGTTTCCCAATCCGCCCATCTTCCGCCTGTTCTGGCAGGCATTCCGCAAGACAGGCGAGCCCAGCTATGGCCGCGCCGTGGAGCTCCTTCTGGAGCGCATGTCGGAAGGCGGCATCTACGACCATCTCGGCGGCGGCTATGCGCGTTACTCGGTCGACGACCGCTGGTTGGTCCCGCATTTCGAAAAGATGCTGTACGACAATGCCCAGCTTCTGGAGCTGATGACCCTGGCGTGGCAACACGGCGGAAACGCCCTGTTCGAACAGCGCATCCGCGAAACCATCGGCTGGCTGCTCCGGGAAATGGTGGCCGAGAATGGCGCGTTCGCGTCCACGCAGGATGCCGACAGCGAAGGCGAGGAAGGCAAGTTCTATGTCTGGAGTGCCGGCGAGATCCAGCAACTGCTCGGCACCAATGCCGACCTGTTCGCCAGCACCTACGATGTGACCGCGACCGGCAATTTCGAGGGCCACAATATCCTCAACCGTCTGACATTGCAGGAGAAACCTGACACCGAACAGGAGCAGCTGCTCGCTTCCCTGCGCGATATCCTGTTTACCGCCCGTGAGGAGCGTGTTCATCCCGGTTGGGACGACAAGGTCCTGGCGGACTGGAATGGCATGATGATCGCCGCCCTCGCGCATGCCGCCGCCGCGTTCGATGAACCGGGCTGGCTCGCGGCCGCCGAGCGCGCCTTTACGGCCATCGCGCGCGATCTGACGCGGCCGGACACGCCAGAGCGACTGCACCATGCCTGGCGCAGCGGCCGGGCGCAGCACGAGGGCATGCTGGACGACTACGCCAACATGATCCGCGCCGCGTTGGTCCTGCACGAGATCACCGGCTCGGCGATCTATCTGGAGCAGGCGGCTCTCTGGAGCGACGCGGTCGAGGCCTGGTTCAGCGACAGCGAGAATGGCGGCTATTTCCTGACCGCCCGCGATGCCGAAGCGCTGATTGTGCGCAGCAAATCGGCCGCCGACAGCGCCGTGCCCGCCGGCAACGGTCTGCTGGTGGACAGCTTCGCCCGTCTCGCCCTGCTGACCGGGCAGTCGTATTACCGGGATCTGGCGGAGGATCTGGTCGCCGCCTTCGCGAGCGCGGTCGCCACCCAGGCGCCCGGTCACGCCGCGCTGCTCTGCGGTTTCGACTTCATGCTGAACACCGATCTCATCGTCATCGTCGGTGATCGTGACGCGTCCGCCACGCAGTCCATGTTGCGCAGCATTTTTGCAGCATCGCTGCCCAACCGGCTGGTTCAGGTCGTCGCCGCGGGCGCGCAATTGCACCAGGACCATCCCGCCCATGGCAAGACTGCCATCGACGGCACGGCGACGGTGTATATCTGCCACGGAAAGACCTGTTCGCTCCCCATCACCGAAGTGAATGTCCTTCGCGACATGCTCGAGGCCTTCTGA
- a CDS encoding DUF6489 family protein, whose amino-acid sequence MKITIDVDCTPEEARTFLGLPDVKPFQDAMMEKMQHQVGTTIDTLGPEAIMKAFFPTGIPGLEELQGMFWRMATGGGNREKSDKPKDNK is encoded by the coding sequence ATGAAGATCACGATAGACGTAGACTGTACGCCCGAGGAAGCCAGAACCTTCCTGGGATTACCCGATGTGAAGCCTTTCCAGGACGCGATGATGGAAAAGATGCAGCATCAGGTCGGCACGACCATCGACACGCTGGGGCCCGAGGCGATCATGAAGGCATTCTTCCCCACCGGCATTCCCGGCCTGGAGGAACTGCAGGGCATGTTCTGGCGCATGGCCACGGGCGGCGGGAATCGTGAAAAGTCGGATAAGCCGAAGGATAACAAGTAG
- a CDS encoding (2Fe-2S) ferredoxin domain-containing protein: MNEDPPLYFACHVFCCVNERAEGHPRSSCKAKGAEPLRDYMKKRAKELKIKGVRVNQSGCLDRCELGPTLVIYPDGVWYHYETQADVDEILQRHLIDGERVERLMLRPDQIRLDP, encoded by the coding sequence ATGAACGAGGATCCCCCGCTTTACTTTGCTTGCCATGTCTTCTGTTGCGTCAACGAGCGCGCTGAAGGTCATCCCCGCTCGTCGTGCAAGGCCAAGGGCGCGGAACCGCTGCGCGACTATATGAAGAAGCGGGCCAAGGAACTGAAGATCAAGGGCGTGCGCGTCAACCAGAGCGGGTGCCTCGACCGGTGCGAGCTCGGGCCGACCCTGGTGATTTACCCGGATGGAGTCTGGTATCACTACGAGACCCAAGCGGATGTGGACGAAATCCTGCAACGTCACCTGATCGACGGCGAACGGGTCGAGCGGCTCATGCTGCGACCGGACCAGATTCGCCTGGATCCATGA
- the mnmE gene encoding tRNA uridine-5-carboxymethylaminomethyl(34) synthesis GTPase MnmE: MTTIFALASARGRAGVAVMRLSGPRAGAALEQITGQDLPPARRAVFRSFSDPATGAPIDRGLALWFPGPASFTGEDVAELHLHGGPAVVAAMVGVLDRVDGLVPAAPGEFTRRAFENGKMDLTEVEGLADLIDAETEAQRAQALRQMEGALGAIYEGWRADLVHALALLEADLDFPDEDLPDGLEAQAAPALRILAREMREHLADDGRGEVLRSGFQIVILGAPNVGKSSLLNSLARRDVAIVSDVAGTTRDMIEVRLDLGGYPVMLVDTAGLRDSVDAIEQEGVRRALERAERADLRLRLFAPGEDVTTAPGELAVLNKSDMALAETRPDVLRISVRTGAGIAALLERLEAIVVERMSLRDVPALTRARHRRALEDALGHLNRALDGIERRAEAELVAEDVRLAARALGRITGRVDVEEILDVVFSAFCIGK; this comes from the coding sequence ATGACGACGATCTTCGCCCTGGCCTCGGCCCGCGGACGCGCCGGGGTCGCCGTGATGCGGCTGTCCGGACCGCGGGCCGGCGCCGCGCTGGAGCAGATCACAGGCCAGGATCTGCCGCCCGCGCGGCGCGCCGTCTTTCGGAGCTTTTCGGATCCGGCGACTGGCGCACCGATCGATCGCGGCCTCGCCTTGTGGTTTCCTGGCCCCGCCAGTTTCACCGGCGAGGACGTCGCCGAGTTGCACCTTCATGGCGGCCCCGCCGTCGTGGCCGCCATGGTCGGGGTTCTCGACCGGGTAGACGGACTGGTCCCGGCGGCGCCCGGGGAATTCACCCGCCGGGCCTTCGAGAACGGCAAGATGGATCTCACGGAGGTCGAGGGGCTCGCGGATCTGATCGACGCCGAGACCGAAGCCCAGCGCGCGCAGGCCCTGCGTCAGATGGAAGGCGCGCTCGGCGCGATCTATGAAGGCTGGCGCGCCGATCTGGTTCACGCACTGGCGCTGCTGGAGGCCGATCTCGATTTCCCGGACGAAGATCTGCCAGACGGCCTGGAGGCGCAGGCAGCGCCGGCCTTGCGCATACTGGCGCGAGAAATGCGCGAGCATCTGGCGGATGACGGACGCGGCGAGGTCCTTCGCAGCGGCTTCCAGATTGTCATCCTCGGCGCGCCAAATGTCGGGAAGTCCAGTCTTCTCAATAGTTTGGCGCGGCGCGACGTGGCGATCGTCTCGGATGTCGCCGGGACGACGCGAGACATGATCGAGGTCCGGCTCGATCTCGGAGGCTATCCGGTCATGCTAGTCGATACGGCGGGTCTGCGGGACTCGGTGGATGCCATTGAACAGGAAGGTGTTCGGCGCGCGCTGGAACGGGCGGAACGGGCCGATCTCCGGCTTCGCCTTTTCGCTCCCGGCGAGGACGTCACCACGGCGCCCGGCGAATTGGCGGTGTTGAACAAATCCGACATGGCGCTCGCCGAGACCAGACCGGACGTCCTGCGGATATCGGTCAGGACGGGTGCGGGCATCGCGGCGCTGCTGGAGCGTCTCGAGGCCATCGTGGTCGAGCGCATGTCGTTGCGCGACGTCCCTGCCCTGACGCGGGCGCGTCACCGCCGTGCCCTCGAGGATGCATTGGGACACCTGAACCGCGCGCTGGATGGTATCGAGCGGCGTGCCGAGGCAGAACTGGTTGCTGAGGACGTCCGGCTTGCCGCACGGGCGCTGGGCCGGATCACCGGGCGGGTCGACGTGGAGGAGATTCTCGACGTGGTGTTCAGCGCCTTCTGTATCGGAAAGTGA